The Gemmatimonadota bacterium genome includes the window GCGCGATCCTGGTGCTCTTCGTCTTCGGGGTCGGCAAGGCCGCGGTCATGCCGTTCCATCGCTGGCTTCCGGCCGCGATGGTCGCGCCGACGCCCGTCTCCGCGCTGCTGCACGCGGTCGCGGTCGTGAAGGCCGGTGTCTTCACCATCCTCAAGGTGTCGGTCTACGTCTTCGGTATCGATCTGCTCGGCACGCTCGCCGCGACGGCGTGGCTCGCGTGGGCGGCGGCGGCGACGATCATCCTCGGTTCGCTGGTCGCGTTCACGAAGGACAACCTCAAGGCCCGCCTCGCGTACTCGACCATCAGCCAGCTCTCGTACATCGTGCTCGGTGCGCTGCTCGCGAATCGGTGGGGCATCATCGGCGGCGGCATGCACATCGCGATGCACGCGTTCGGCAAGATCACGCTCTTCTTCGCGGCCGGTGCGATCCTGGTCGCCGCGCACGAGAAGGACATCAGCCGCATGCACGGGCTCGGCCGCACGATGCCGATCACCTTCGGTGCGTTCTTCGTCGGCGCTCTCTCGATTATCGGGCTGCCGCCGGGCGGCGGCAGCTGGAGTAAGTGGTTCCTCGGCATGGGCACGCTCGAGGCGGGGCAGGTGGGTTTGCTGGCCGTGCTCATGGTGAGCTCGCTACTCGGGCTCTACTACCTGCTCGAAGTGCCGGTGAAGGCGTTCTTCTTCAAGCCGCCCGAGGACTCGCACCACCCGGAAGGGATCCGCGAAGCGCCCACCGCATCGCTGATCGCGATGATCGTGACCGCGGCCGCGACGATCGGTCTGTTCGCCTACCCGGATCTGGCATACGAGCTCATGTCGATGGTCCTGCCGGGAGGCGCTCAGTGAGCCACGAGCGCCCCGACCAGGGGCCCAAGCAGCCGATCGGCTGGATGGATAAGCCGGATGTCGTGAAGCGGCTCTTCGGAGCGTTCTACGTGATCTGCGGCGTGCTCATCGTCGCGGAAATCGTATTCGGAAAGGCCACCGAGCACCCACACCCGTACGAAGGTCCGTTCGGCTTCTACGCCGTCTACGGCTTCATATCGTTCTGGTTCCTGGTGCTGCTCGCCAAGCAGATGCGGAAGCTGCTGATCCGCTCCGAGGACTACTACGCCGGGGACCAGCACAAGGGGGGCGACGATGCTGAGTAGCCTCCCACCATTCGTACCGTTCTTTGTCGGCGCGGTGGCCATCGGCTTCACGAAAGGACTGCCCCGCAAGGTCCTCCTGCTCGCGATCCCGCTCCTTGGCGGGTTGAACCTCTGGTTCGGCGTCGAGCCGGGTGTGCACCTGCAGTTCCAGTTCCTGGGCGAGTACACGCTGACGCCCTTCCGGGCGGACAAGCTGAGCCTGCTCTTCGGATACCTCTTCCACCTCGCCGCCTTCCTCGGATTCCTGTACGCGCTGCACCTGGGCGACGGCGACGTCGAGGGCGCCGTCGCCGAGGAGGATCAGACCGGTGGAGACAGGGCCGGCCTGCAGCACGTTTCCGCGATGCTGTACGCGGGCAGCGCGCTCGGCGCGGTCTTCGCCGGTGACTTCATCACGCTGTTCGTCTTTTGGGAGCTGCTTGCGCTGACGTCGGTTTTCCTCATCTGGGCGCGGGACTCCGAGCGATCGTACGCGACCGGGTTCCGGTATCTGATCATCCACGTAGTCTCCGGCGTGCTTTTGCTCTCGGGAGCGCTCATGCTCGCGCAGCGCACCGGCTCGATCGAGTTCGGGCACGTCGGGCTCGCGGATTCTGGACTGGCCGGGTGGGTCCTGCTGATCGCGTTCGGCATCAAGGCAGGCTTCCCGCTGGCGCACAACTGGATTACCGAGTCGTACCCCGAGAGCACGCCGACCGGCGCGGTCTTCCTGAGCGCGTTCACCACGAAGGTCGCGGTCTACGCCCTCGCGCGGAGCTTCGTGGGCGAGGACGTGCTGATCTACATCGGCACCGCGATGACGTTCTTCCCGATCTTCTATGCGGTGCTCGAGAACGACCTGCGCCGTGTGCTCGGTTACTCGATGATCAACCAGATCGGCTTCATGGTCGCGGGCATCGGCATCGGGACGGCGCTGGCGGTGAATGGTGCGGTCGCGCACGCGTTCGCGGACGTGATCTTCAAGGGTCTGCTCTTCATGTCGATCGGCGCCGTCATGACGATGACCGGGCGGACGAAGGGCACCGATCTGGGCGGGCTCTACAAGACGATGCCGTTCACGGCGACGCTGTGCATCGTGGGCGCTATGGCGATCTCCGCGTTCCCGCTCTTCAGCGCCTTCGTGACGAAGTCGATGATCATGGTTGCCGCGATCGAGGAGCATCACTACATCGTGTGGCTTTTCATGCTCTTCGCTTCGGCGGGCGTGCTCGAGCACGCGGGCATCAAGATTCCGTTCTTCTCGTTCTTCGCGCACGACTCTGGTATCCGTGCCAAGGAGCCGCCGAAGAACATGCTGGTCGCGATGTCGATCGGGGCCGTGCTGTGCGTGCTGATCGGCATGTTCCCGAGCCAGCTCTACGCGCTGCTCCCCATGGAGATGGAGTACCACCCGTACGACACGACGCATGTCCTGGTCCAGCTCCAGCTTCTGTGCTTCGGTGCCCTCGGCTTCATCACGCTGATGAAGACCCGCGTTTATCCCGACGAGAAGCGCGCGGTACACATCGACGCCGAGATCCTGTACCGGAAGCTGGGCCCCTGGCTGGTCCGCACGGTGGGAGGCGTCGTCGCGCGCATCGACGCGTACGTGCGAGCGTCGGTGCTCGAGCTCGTTACGTCCGTCCTGCACGTGGCAGCTAAAGCTCACGGTCCCGTCGGACCGCTCGCGCGTAGCTGGCCGACTGGCAGCATGGTGCTGTGGGTGGCCATACTGCTCGTCGCGTACCTGCTCTTCTACCTCTGACCATGCCTCCGAGCTGGGTAAACGTGCTCTCACGTGCGGAGTTGATCGCCCGCTACGGGCGACCCCGCGACAAGCCACTCGTGTTCACGAACGGGTGCTTCGAGCTGTTGCATCCGGGTCACGTGACCTATCTGGCCGCTGCGCGGGCGTTGGGGGGGCAACTCGTTGTCGCGGTGAATACCGACGACTCGGCGCGCCGACTAGGCAAGTCGGAGCGCCGCTTGGCCAAGAGTGACGACCGGCCGTTCGTAGGCGAGCGAGATCGCGCCGTCGTGGTCGCCGCGCTCGACTCGGTCGACGCCGTGTGCCTGTTCGACGAGGACACACCCCGCGAGCTCATCGCCGAGCTGCTCCCCGATGTGCTCGTGAAGGGCGGTGACTACGCGCTCGCAGCGGTGGTCGGTCGCGACGAGGTGGAAGCTGCGGGGGGGCGGGTGGAGCTCATCCCGTTGGTGGAAGGGTATTCGACCACCGCATTGCTCGACCGAATCCGAGGAGGCTCGTCGTGAGCAAGAGGAGCGGTGGTCGGCGGCCGGACCAGAACCGCCCGATCACCATCGAGACCGGTGTCTCACCGTATGCGGAGGGATCGTGCATCATCGCTACTGGCGCCACGCGCGTCCTCTGTACAGCCTCCGTCGTCGAGGGCGTGCCCCGGTGGCGCGAGGGCAGCGGTGCCGGATGGGTGACCGCCGAGTACGCGATGTTGCCCCGCGCAACGCACACTCGGACTCGTCGTGAGCGGAGCGGCCCGAAGGGTCGCACACAGGAGATCCAGCGCCTGATCGGGCGCTCGTTGCGATCCGTGACGGACATGAAGGCGATCGGGCACCATACCGTCACCATCGACTGCGACGTGTTGCAGGCGGACGGCGGCACGCGAACCGCCTCGATCACCGGCGCCTGCGTTGCGCTCTCGTTGGCTGGGGATTGGATGTTGAGCGAAGGGCTCGTCGACCGGAACCCGCTCAGGGAGCGCGTGGCAGCGGTGAGCGTCGGCATCGTCGGCGGAGAAGTGTATCTCGACCTCGACTATCCGGAGGACTCGGGCGCGCAGGTCGACATGAACGTGGTGGGCACCGAGAGCGGAGGACTGGTGGAGGTCCAGGGTACCGCCGAGGGCGACCCCTTCCTGCGCAGTGACCTCGACGCGCTGATGGACATCGCGCTGTCGGGCCTCGAGACGCTCTTCGCTGCCCAGGCCCGGGCGCTGCAAGGCGGCTGAGTGGACCTTCTCATCGCGACACGAAGCGTCGACAAGATGATAGAGATCCGGCGCATCCTGGGGGCTGTCCCCGGACTGCGCCTGATCGATCTGGACAGCGCGGGCATCACCAAGGATCCAGCCGAAGAGGAGCTCGAACCGTACGAGACCTTCGAAGAAAACGCTCGCTCCAAGGCGGAGTACTTCCACGCCAAGTCGGGCATCCCGACGGTCGCGGACGACTCGGGTATCGCCGTCGACGCGTTGGG containing:
- a CDS encoding monovalent cation/H+ antiporter subunit D family protein (subunit D of antiporter complex involved in resistance to high concentrations of Na+, K+, Li+ and/or alkali; contains an oxidoreductase domain; catalyzes the transfer of electrons from NADH to ubiquinone), whose protein sequence is MNPGMLIALCVLLPVVGALVALALGKWPNVREAATLITGGLTFWLVRGLLPYMREGARPRLDILEVVPGVQLAFEVEPLGLLFALVASFLWIVTTIYSIGYMRAHHEENQTRFYFFFAIAIAAAIGVAFSANLFTLFAFYEVLTLCTFPLVTHHQTDEARKAGRVYLGILLTTSIAFQLLAIIWTWQLAGTVEFTEGGILAGTASAGVLGAILVLFVFGVGKAAVMPFHRWLPAAMVAPTPVSALLHAVAVVKAGVFTILKVSVYVFGIDLLGTLAATAWLAWAAAATIILGSLVAFTKDNLKARLAYSTISQLSYIVLGALLANRWGIIGGGMHIAMHAFGKITLFFAAGAILVAAHEKDISRMHGLGRTMPITFGAFFVGALSIIGLPPGGGSWSKWFLGMGTLEAGQVGLLAVLMVSSLLGLYYLLEVPVKAFFFKPPEDSHHPEGIREAPTASLIAMIVTAAATIGLFAYPDLAYELMSMVLPGGAQ
- a CDS encoding Na(+)/H(+) antiporter subunit D; protein product: MLSSLPPFVPFFVGAVAIGFTKGLPRKVLLLAIPLLGGLNLWFGVEPGVHLQFQFLGEYTLTPFRADKLSLLFGYLFHLAAFLGFLYALHLGDGDVEGAVAEEDQTGGDRAGLQHVSAMLYAGSALGAVFAGDFITLFVFWELLALTSVFLIWARDSERSYATGFRYLIIHVVSGVLLLSGALMLAQRTGSIEFGHVGLADSGLAGWVLLIAFGIKAGFPLAHNWITESYPESTPTGAVFLSAFTTKVAVYALARSFVGEDVLIYIGTAMTFFPIFYAVLENDLRRVLGYSMINQIGFMVAGIGIGTALAVNGAVAHAFADVIFKGLLFMSIGAVMTMTGRTKGTDLGGLYKTMPFTATLCIVGAMAISAFPLFSAFVTKSMIMVAAIEEHHYIVWLFMLFASAGVLEHAGIKIPFFSFFAHDSGIRAKEPPKNMLVAMSIGAVLCVLIGMFPSQLYALLPMEMEYHPYDTTHVLVQLQLLCFGALGFITLMKTRVYPDEKRAVHIDAEILYRKLGPWLVRTVGGVVARIDAYVRASVLELVTSVLHVAAKAHGPVGPLARSWPTGSMVLWVAILLVAYLLFYL
- a CDS encoding adenylyltransferase/cytidyltransferase family protein, coding for MPPSWVNVLSRAELIARYGRPRDKPLVFTNGCFELLHPGHVTYLAAARALGGQLVVAVNTDDSARRLGKSERRLAKSDDRPFVGERDRAVVVAALDSVDAVCLFDEDTPRELIAELLPDVLVKGGDYALAAVVGRDEVEAAGGRVELIPLVEGYSTTALLDRIRGGSS
- the rph gene encoding ribonuclease PH; protein product: MSKRSGGRRPDQNRPITIETGVSPYAEGSCIIATGATRVLCTASVVEGVPRWREGSGAGWVTAEYAMLPRATHTRTRRERSGPKGRTQEIQRLIGRSLRSVTDMKAIGHHTVTIDCDVLQADGGTRTASITGACVALSLAGDWMLSEGLVDRNPLRERVAAVSVGIVGGEVYLDLDYPEDSGAQVDMNVVGTESGGLVEVQGTAEGDPFLRSDLDALMDIALSGLETLFAAQARALQGG